Proteins found in one Triticum urartu cultivar G1812 chromosome 4, Tu2.1, whole genome shotgun sequence genomic segment:
- the LOC125551151 gene encoding double-stranded RNA-binding protein 8-like translates to MAAAAPAPNASGIRPVKCDAFKSWLQEYAQKLGVAAPEYHTLKEGPCHEPIFKSAVLIDGAKFDSLPGFFTRKAAEQSAAEVALMEIVESIPTIGRIPAALETGLCKNLLQEYAQKMNYIPSYSLTRQASGIAPFTCTVEIGGIQYIGPAARSKKEAEIKGARTALLATQGQLEGRGSGATKHIVVPGKRQVKETAKKPIEIPKPLEVKKGGFKKKWNKRKFMKRNRQAVDVEKNEGKMAGDVINPVSGCIQQSTQEPSSDTVMLKDDEEPSKEARRVVQEPGSDAVMLQPSKEARRAEQESGIAVLKPDELDRRVEHVQGSDIVMLPPDHETRRVKHVPGSDTAMLQRTNKARSVEQEPPRDSGMARSNKEAGCINQELLGETATPHNVRKARTMKHDSQHQCSLM, encoded by the exons atggcggcggcggcgcctgCGCCCAACGCCAGCGGAATCA GGCCTGTGAAATGCGACGCCTTCAAGAGCTGGCTGCAGGAGTACGCGCAGAAACTCGGCGTCGCGGCTCCGGAGTATCACACCCTCAAGGAGGGGCCCTGCCACGAGCCCATCTTCAAGTCCGCTGTCTTGATCGACGGCGCCAAGTTCGACTCGCTGCCCGGATTTTTCACCCGGAAGGCCGCAGAGCAGTCGGCTGCTGAAGTCGCCCTCATGGAAATTGTCGAGTCCATCCCAACCATTGGGAGAATCCCAGCAGCT CTAGAAACTGGCCTCTGCAAGAATCTTCTTCAGGAGTATGCTCAGAAGATGAATTACATTCCATCTTATAGCTTGACCAGACAAGCTTCAGGGATAGCTCCTTTTACATGCACCGTAGAGATTGGTGGTATACAATACATTGGTCCTGCAGCCAGGTCAAAGAAAGAGGCAGAGATAAAAGGAGCCCGAACTGCTCTTCTTGCAACACAAG GTCAACTAGAGGGTCGCGGAAGTGGTGCCACAAAGCATATTGTAGTTCCTGGCAAAAGGCAAGTTAAGGAGACCGCGAAAAAGCCAATTGAAATCCCAAAACCACTTGAGGTGAAGAAAGGCGGTTTCAAGAAGAAATGGAACAAGAGGAAGTTCATGAAAAGGAATCGCCAAGCAGTTGATGTGGAAAAGAATGAAGGAAAAATGGCTGGAGATGTCATTAACCCAGTGTCCGGATGCATCCAACAATCAACACAGGAGCCATCCAGCGACACCGTAATGCTGAAAGATGATGAGGAACCTAGTAAGGAAGCTAGAAGAGTAGTACAGGAGCCAGGCAGCGACGCTGTAATGCTGCAACCTAGTAAGGAAGCTAGAAGAGCAGAACAGGAGTCAGGCATTGCAGTGCTGAAACCTGATGAGTTAGATAGAAGAGTAGAACATGTGCAAGGCAGTGACATTGTGATGCTGCCACCTGATCACGAAACTAGAAGAGTAAAACATGTGCCGGGCAGTGACACTGCAATGCTGCAACGTACTAACAAAGCTAGAAGCGTAGAACAGGAGCCGCCCAGAGATTCTGGAATGGCGCGATCTAATAAGGAAGCTGGATGCATAAACCAGGAGCTACTCGGTGAGACTGCAACGCCTCACAATGTCAGGAAAGCTAGAACCATGAAGCATGATTCACAGCACCAGTGCAGCCTAATGTAG